The Eurosta solidaginis isolate ZX-2024a chromosome 4, ASM4086904v1, whole genome shotgun sequence genome includes a window with the following:
- the LOC137248276 gene encoding collagenase-like, which yields MKFLIALSLLLCVTSAFENRGSMAQKVAVSSRISNGQTAGANDFPYQAGLSLYNGQISLFCGGSLINDEWVLTAAHCTFKVVSGTVYLGSITRLDPIVSREVDKCNIKMHEEFDDHTLINDIALVKIATVTFTDAIQQVSLPKCASSYDTYIGEPVLASGWGRTSESAPYSPVLKVGNMKVIPNNVCDYEYPDIEPETLCTSTVNHIGNCDGDSGGPLVLASSKLQIGIISFHSPDGCDAGKPAGHTRVTSYLDWIQRTMERTLN from the exons ATGAAATTTTTGATAGCTTTGTCGCTCCTACTATGCGTCACCTCGGCGTTTGAAAATCGGGGGTCTATGGCGCAAAAGGTAGCTGTAAGTTCACGTATATCAAATGGTCAAACGGCTGGTGCTAATGATTTTCCTTATCAAGCTGGTTTGTCGTTATATAATGGTCAAATTTCGTTGTTTTGTGGTGGATCTCTCATAAACGATGAATGGGTGCTGACGGCTGCTCATTGTACATTTAA AGTTGTTAGTGGGACCGTGTACTTAGGCAGTATCACTCGCTTAGATCCTATTGTAAGCCGGGAAGTGGACAAATGTAACATTAAAATGCATGAGGAATTCGATGACCACACTCTTATAAATGATATAGCTTTGGTCAAGATTGCAACTGTAACATTTACAGATGCCATTCAACAGGTGTCCCTACCAAAATGTGCTTCAAGCTATGACACTTATATTGGTGAACCTGTACTAGCTTCTGGATGGGGTCGTACCTCTGAAAGCGCACCGTATTCACCTGTTTTAAAGGTTGGCAATATGAAAGTGATCCCGAACAACGTATGTGATTATGAATATCCTGATATCGAACCCGAAACTTTGTGTACTTCCACTGTCAATCATATTGGAAATTGTGATGGTGATTCTGGTGGTCCATTGGTGTTGGCATCTTCAAAGCTACAAATTGGTATTATATCTTTTCATTCACCGGATGGATGTGACGCTGGTAAACCTGCTGGGCATACTCGTGTCACTTCCTACTTGGATTGGATTCAAAGAACTATGGAGCGTACGCTTAATTAA